One stretch of Aquimarina sp. Aq107 DNA includes these proteins:
- the ggt gene encoding gamma-glutamyltransferase, with amino-acid sequence MRLLYLLLFILVISCKTNPESKQEIVSETKPVFGVIEKNAMVVSAREEASKIGKDILQKGGNAFDAMVATEMALAVSYPYAGNLGGGGFMVYRKANGETGAIDYREKAPLAAFKDMYLDENGDPIPEKSQLGSLAVGVPGTIAGIFKVHEKFGTLSIKELLTPVVELAKKGYVVTENQEKRLNHFKDLFIETNKDTILYAQTIKANDTLKNPTLAKTLERIIKNGKNEFYKGETGEKLVAYIQSQGGIMTMEDLSKYEAKWRDPVKFSYKDLNIISMSPPSSGGVCLAQIMKMIEPYDLSTYGHNTLKSIQIITEAERRAYADRSFYLGDPDFVKIPIDTLISDAYLSQRMDDFDMDKATLSTDLSYGSIPGYESSETTHYSIVDQFGNAISVTTTLNGAYGSKLYVPELGFFLNNEMDDFSAKPGTPNMFGLLGAKANAIAPEKRMLSSMTPTLVEKDGKLWMSVGTPGGSTIITSVLQTILNVKEYEMTMQDAVNAPRFHHQWLPDVVVFEPNSFDKNVLDSLRSKGYKTNEEQSRIIGKVDGILVLSDGTLEGGADKRGDDAAVGF; translated from the coding sequence ATGCGATTACTTTATCTCTTACTTTTTATTCTAGTTATCTCATGTAAGACCAATCCAGAATCAAAACAAGAAATTGTTTCTGAAACAAAACCTGTTTTTGGTGTAATTGAAAAAAATGCGATGGTTGTATCTGCACGAGAAGAAGCTTCTAAAATTGGTAAAGATATTCTCCAGAAAGGTGGTAATGCTTTTGATGCTATGGTAGCGACAGAAATGGCATTGGCAGTTTCTTATCCGTATGCCGGTAATCTAGGAGGTGGTGGGTTTATGGTGTATAGAAAAGCTAATGGAGAAACTGGCGCTATTGATTATCGTGAAAAAGCTCCTCTCGCCGCCTTTAAAGATATGTATCTCGATGAAAATGGAGATCCAATCCCAGAAAAAAGTCAACTAGGTTCTTTAGCAGTAGGTGTTCCTGGCACAATCGCTGGTATTTTCAAAGTACACGAAAAATTTGGAACACTCTCTATAAAAGAGTTGTTAACTCCTGTGGTAGAACTTGCTAAAAAAGGGTATGTAGTTACAGAAAATCAAGAAAAACGGCTTAACCATTTTAAAGATCTGTTTATTGAAACCAATAAAGACACCATCCTTTATGCTCAAACAATTAAAGCAAATGACACCCTTAAAAATCCAACGCTAGCAAAAACACTTGAGCGAATTATTAAGAATGGAAAAAATGAATTTTATAAAGGAGAGACGGGAGAAAAATTAGTTGCATATATCCAATCACAAGGTGGAATAATGACTATGGAGGATCTAAGCAAATACGAAGCTAAATGGCGGGATCCAGTTAAATTCTCATATAAAGATCTAAATATTATATCAATGTCTCCTCCTTCTAGTGGTGGAGTCTGCTTAGCACAAATCATGAAGATGATCGAACCATATGATCTTAGTACATACGGACATAATACTCTAAAATCGATACAAATTATAACAGAAGCAGAAAGAAGAGCTTATGCAGATAGAAGCTTCTATTTGGGGGATCCAGATTTTGTGAAAATTCCAATCGACACTTTAATAAGTGATGCATACTTATCACAAAGAATGGATGATTTCGATATGGATAAAGCTACGTTATCTACAGATCTTAGTTACGGAAGTATTCCTGGGTACGAAAGCAGTGAGACTACTCATTACTCTATTGTTGATCAATTCGGAAATGCAATCTCTGTAACTACAACATTAAATGGTGCATATGGTTCTAAACTTTATGTTCCTGAACTAGGTTTCTTTCTAAATAATGAAATGGACGATTTTAGCGCTAAACCTGGAACTCCTAATATGTTTGGGCTTCTTGGAGCTAAAGCTAATGCAATTGCTCCAGAAAAAAGAATGCTTAGTTCAATGACTCCAACCCTTGTCGAAAAAGATGGAAAATTATGGATGTCCGTTGGAACTCCTGGAGGATCTACTATTATCACATCTGTTTTACAAACTATCCTAAATGTAAAAGAATATGAAATGACCATGCAAGACGCAGTAAATGCACCTCGTTTTCATCATCAATGGCTACCAGATGTTGTTGTTTTTGAACCTAATTCATTTGACAAAAATGTGCTAGATAGCTTAAGAAGTAAAGGATATAAGACGAACGAAGAACAAAGTAGAATCATTGGTAAAGTAGATGGTATTTTAGTATTATCTGATGGAACTTTAGAAGGAGGTGCTGATAAACGCGGAGATGATGCGGCAGTTGGATTTTAA
- the glmM gene encoding phosphoglucosamine mutase — protein sequence MTLIKSISGIRGTIGGKVGDNLTPIDAVKFASAYGSWLKAETNKEHPIVVVGRDARISGSMIQQLVMNGLIGLGIHVVDLGLSTTPTVEVAVPLEKADGGIILTASHNPKQWNALKLLDGKGEFLNAENGKKILDIAENDDYQFAEVDDLGSITTNDTYIDKHIEEVLNLSLVNSEIVKEAGFKVVVDAVNSTGGIAIPKLLKKMGVEVVELYCEPNGHFPHNPEPLKEHLTDLSELVVKEKADFGLTVDPDVDRLAFMSEDGEMFGEEYTLVACADFVLGKTPGNTVSNLSSSRALRDITEKHNGTYEASAVGEVNVVSKMKANNAIIGGEGNGGIIYPELHYGRDSLVGIALFLTHLAEKKCSVSALRNSYPSYFMSKNKVQLTPELNVDEILKGFHNKHVAEEVSMVDGVKVDFSDSWVHLRKSNTEPIIRIYTEALSQEKADQLANDTIAVLKEIAGI from the coding sequence ATGACATTAATCAAATCAATATCTGGTATTCGCGGAACTATTGGGGGAAAAGTAGGAGATAATTTAACACCTATTGACGCAGTTAAATTTGCATCAGCTTATGGAAGCTGGTTAAAGGCAGAGACAAATAAAGAACATCCTATTGTGGTTGTCGGTAGAGATGCCCGTATTTCTGGGTCAATGATTCAGCAATTAGTAATGAATGGATTAATAGGCTTAGGTATTCATGTTGTGGATTTAGGATTGTCAACCACTCCTACTGTTGAGGTAGCAGTTCCTTTAGAAAAAGCAGATGGAGGAATTATTTTAACCGCAAGTCATAATCCAAAACAGTGGAATGCACTTAAGTTATTAGATGGTAAGGGAGAGTTCTTGAATGCAGAAAACGGAAAAAAGATTTTAGATATAGCAGAAAATGATGACTATCAGTTTGCAGAAGTAGATGATTTAGGTTCAATAACTACAAATGATACTTATATTGATAAGCATATTGAAGAGGTGTTGAATCTTTCTTTAGTGAACTCAGAAATCGTTAAAGAAGCAGGTTTTAAAGTTGTTGTGGATGCAGTTAATTCTACTGGGGGAATAGCTATTCCAAAATTACTTAAAAAGATGGGTGTTGAGGTAGTGGAACTTTATTGTGAGCCTAATGGACATTTTCCACATAATCCAGAACCTCTAAAAGAACATTTAACTGATTTATCAGAACTTGTTGTAAAGGAAAAAGCAGATTTTGGTCTTACTGTAGATCCAGATGTTGATCGTTTGGCATTTATGAGTGAGGATGGAGAAATGTTTGGAGAAGAATACACATTAGTTGCTTGTGCTGATTTTGTATTAGGTAAAACACCAGGTAATACGGTATCTAATTTATCTTCTAGTAGGGCATTAAGAGATATTACCGAAAAACATAATGGCACGTATGAAGCTAGTGCAGTAGGAGAGGTGAATGTAGTTTCAAAAATGAAAGCTAATAATGCAATCATTGGAGGAGAAGGAAATGGCGGTATTATCTATCCAGAGTTACATTACGGAAGAGATTCTCTAGTTGGTATTGCATTGTTTTTAACACATTTGGCTGAGAAGAAGTGCAGTGTAAGTGCGTTACGTAATAGTTACCCATCGTATTTTATGAGTAAAAATAAGGTGCAATTAACTCCAGAATTAAATGTTGATGAAATTTTAAAAGGATTTCATAACAAACATGTTGCGGAAGAAGTTAGTATGGTTGATGGGGTAAAAGTGGATTTTAGTGATTCTTGGGTTCATCTAAGAAAAAGTAATACCGAACCTATTATCAGGATATATACGGAAGCTTTAAGTCAGGAAAAAGCGGATCAATTAGCAAATGATACAATCGCTGTTCTAAAGGAAATAGCAGGAATTTAA
- the dnaK gene encoding molecular chaperone DnaK — protein sequence MSKIIGIDLGTTNSCVSVMEGNEPVVIPNAEGKRTTPSVIAFVEGGEIKVGDPAKRQAVTNPTKTISSIKRFMGNKFSESAKEADRAAYKVVKGDNDTPRVDIDGRLYTPQELSAMTLQKMKKTAEDYLGQDVTRAVITVPAYFNDAQRQATKEAGEIAGLKVERIINEPTAAALAYGLDKKGTDQKIVVFDFGGGTHDVSILELGDGVFEVLSTDGDTHLGGDDVDQKIIDWLAEEFKSEEDMDLRKDPMALQRLKEAAEKAKIELSSSSQTEINLPYVTATASGPKHLVRSLTKAKFDQLIDDLVKRTIDPCRTALDAAGLSTSDIDEIILVGGSTRIPAVQEAVEKFFGKAPSKGVNPDEVVAVGAAIQGGVLTGDVKDVLLLDVTPLSLGIETMGNVMTKLIEANTTIPTKKSQVFSTAADNQPSVEIHVLQGERPMAADNKTIGRFHLDGIPPAQRGTPQIEVTFDIDANGIIKVSATDKATNKSQDIRIEASSGLTEEEIEKMKQEAEANAEADKAAKETADKLNEADGMIFQTEKQLKEFGDKISDDNKKPVEEALEELKKAYETKDLAVIQPALDKMNEAWKAASEEMYKAQAEAQGGAAGPEAGAQPEGGDSEGSDVEDVDFEEVK from the coding sequence ATGAGTAAGATAATAGGAATAGATTTAGGGACAACAAACTCTTGTGTTTCTGTGATGGAAGGTAATGAGCCTGTTGTTATCCCTAATGCAGAAGGAAAGAGAACAACTCCGTCTGTAATTGCATTTGTAGAAGGAGGAGAAATTAAGGTGGGTGATCCTGCAAAGCGTCAGGCAGTAACTAACCCTACTAAAACAATCTCTTCTATTAAAAGATTTATGGGAAACAAATTCTCTGAATCCGCAAAAGAAGCAGATAGAGCTGCATATAAAGTAGTAAAAGGAGATAATGATACGCCTCGAGTTGATATCGATGGTCGTTTATATACACCACAAGAATTGTCTGCAATGACGCTTCAAAAAATGAAGAAAACTGCAGAAGATTATCTTGGACAAGATGTAACTAGAGCTGTAATTACTGTACCAGCTTATTTTAATGATGCACAGCGTCAGGCTACTAAAGAAGCTGGAGAAATTGCGGGTCTTAAAGTAGAAAGAATAATCAATGAGCCTACTGCGGCTGCATTGGCATATGGTCTTGATAAAAAAGGTACCGATCAGAAGATTGTTGTATTTGATTTTGGTGGAGGAACTCATGATGTATCGATCTTAGAATTAGGAGATGGTGTATTCGAAGTATTATCAACTGATGGAGATACACATTTAGGAGGAGATGATGTAGATCAGAAAATTATAGACTGGTTAGCAGAGGAATTTAAGAGTGAAGAGGATATGGATCTACGTAAAGACCCAATGGCACTTCAACGTCTTAAAGAAGCTGCAGAAAAAGCGAAGATAGAATTATCTTCTTCTTCTCAGACAGAAATTAATTTACCATATGTAACGGCTACAGCTAGTGGTCCTAAGCACTTAGTAAGGTCATTGACAAAAGCTAAATTTGATCAATTGATTGATGATTTGGTAAAACGTACTATCGATCCTTGTCGTACTGCACTTGATGCTGCAGGTTTATCTACAAGTGATATCGATGAGATTATATTAGTAGGAGGTTCTACTCGTATTCCTGCAGTTCAGGAAGCAGTAGAGAAGTTCTTTGGTAAGGCACCAAGTAAAGGAGTAAACCCTGATGAAGTAGTTGCTGTTGGAGCTGCTATCCAAGGAGGAGTTCTTACAGGAGATGTAAAAGATGTATTGTTATTAGATGTAACACCACTTTCTCTAGGTATTGAGACAATGGGTAATGTTATGACTAAGTTGATCGAAGCTAATACGACGATTCCTACGAAGAAATCACAAGTTTTTTCTACGGCAGCAGATAATCAACCTTCTGTAGAAATTCACGTGTTACAAGGAGAACGCCCTATGGCAGCAGATAACAAGACGATAGGTCGTTTCCACTTAGATGGAATTCCACCGGCACAAAGAGGTACACCACAGATCGAAGTTACTTTTGATATAGATGCTAATGGTATTATCAAAGTTTCTGCTACTGATAAAGCTACTAATAAGTCACAGGATATTCGTATCGAAGCATCTTCAGGATTAACAGAAGAAGAAATCGAGAAAATGAAGCAGGAAGCAGAAGCGAATGCTGAAGCAGATAAAGCAGCAAAAGAAACTGCAGATAAGTTGAATGAAGCGGATGGAATGATTTTCCAGACGGAAAAACAACTTAAAGAGTTTGGTGATAAGATCTCTGATGATAATAAGAAGCCAGTAGAAGAAGCTTTAGAAGAATTAAAGAAAGCTTATGAAACTAAGGATCTTGCAGTTATACAGCCAGCACTTGATAAAATGAATGAAGCTTGGAAAGCAGCTAGTGAGGAAATGTATAAGGCGCAAGCCGAAGCACAAGGTGGTGCAGCAGGCCCAGAAGCTGGAGCACAACCAGAAGGAGGAGATTCTGAAGGAAGTGATGTAGAAGATGTAGATTTTGAAGAAGTAAAATAA
- a CDS encoding type II CAAX prenyl endopeptidase Rce1 family protein encodes MFKEIVFHKVKTLFVSYFRLFGLYILFFICVAFLQSIFPYLDLQKYSQDGIFEILKENKLKAFFAMVVFAPFIEELMFRTLLRPKTTDLILFLTSWSLFIIGLFITIEFEWYYRFLLLTFLVVVLFFSYKKVISNSFLEKAIIYLNKHRSITLQVTSIIFGFLHIFNYVDSFRIDSILFLLIVPRIIAGHMFGKIKIENNHMIWPILLHAINNGVVFLIISSRY; translated from the coding sequence ATGTTTAAAGAAATTGTATTTCATAAAGTAAAAACATTATTTGTAAGCTACTTCCGATTATTCGGATTATACATACTATTCTTTATCTGCGTAGCATTTCTTCAGAGTATTTTCCCGTATTTAGATCTACAAAAATATTCTCAGGATGGTATTTTCGAAATTCTAAAAGAAAACAAGCTCAAAGCATTTTTTGCGATGGTAGTCTTTGCCCCTTTCATAGAAGAATTGATGTTTAGAACATTATTAAGACCAAAAACAACAGATCTTATATTGTTTTTAACATCTTGGTCTCTTTTTATCATTGGGCTATTTATTACAATTGAATTTGAATGGTATTACCGATTCTTATTATTAACCTTTTTAGTAGTCGTATTATTTTTTTCTTACAAGAAAGTAATATCTAACTCTTTTTTAGAAAAAGCTATTATTTACTTAAATAAACATCGATCAATTACACTCCAGGTTACATCAATAATTTTCGGTTTCCTCCACATTTTTAACTATGTGGATTCTTTTAGAATAGATAGTATTTTGTTTTTATTAATTGTTCCCAGAATTATTGCTGGTCATATGTTTGGTAAGATAAAAATAGAGAACAATCATATGATTTGGCCGATACTTTTACACGCTATAAATAACGGAGTTGTTTTTTTAATAATAAGTAGTAGATATTAA
- a CDS encoding toxin-antitoxin system YwqK family antitoxin, whose protein sequence is MLLIFSCNKRESNVTIKNICDEEVIITTKNGYTKNYYPNSINLESLGHYNNGIKQGFWKYFYRNGNVKIEGHYQNGKKQGYWKEYHTNGNVKSEGHIDNCKPSGYWKFYDKNNNTIKEINY, encoded by the coding sequence TTGCTCCTGATATTTTCTTGTAATAAAAGAGAAAGCAATGTTACAATAAAAAACATATGTGATGAAGAAGTCATTATAACTACTAAAAATGGATATACTAAAAATTACTATCCTAATTCAATAAACTTAGAAAGTCTTGGCCATTATAATAACGGAATTAAACAAGGCTTTTGGAAATATTTTTATCGAAACGGAAATGTAAAAATAGAAGGGCATTATCAAAACGGTAAAAAACAAGGATATTGGAAAGAATATCATACCAATGGAAATGTAAAGTCTGAGGGACATATAGATAATTGCAAACCTTCGGGTTATTGGAAATTTTATGATAAAAACAACAACACAATTAAAGAAATTAACTACTAA
- a CDS encoding L-serine ammonia-lyase yields MECISVFDMLKIGVGPSSSHTFGPWRAGRRWIAELKKNNQFHLAESITVDLFGSLSLTGKGHATDIASILGLCGYDPQTIDVTAISSIIEDIKLNKVLLFNKELAISFNPETQIVFNREFKEFHPNAITFTATLKDGKKTASTFYSIGGGFVVQETRKREKKKMEAFREFPMPIQKATDLLEYCKKKNKKISEIVLENELSLQTNKEIDARIRDIWDVMLESMYLGCHTEGTLPGGLNVRRRAFDTHKKLINNSATYTNPTEWIESIRDTEVKFRQILKWVSCFALAVNEVNASLGRVVTAPTNGSAGVIPAVMMYYMVIENHDANFDDIKQFMLVAGEIGSLFKKGATISAAMGGCQAEIGVSSAMAAGALTELMGGTPEQVVMASEIAMEHHLGLTCDPIGGLVQIPCIERNAMGAIKAINACEMALDANAANAKVPLDKVIETMWETAKDMNTKYKETSEGGLAIKVSLSDC; encoded by the coding sequence ATGGAATGTATCAGTGTTTTTGATATGTTAAAGATCGGTGTAGGTCCTTCTAGCTCTCATACCTTTGGTCCTTGGAGAGCCGGACGACGTTGGATTGCAGAGCTTAAAAAAAATAACCAGTTTCATCTGGCAGAATCAATAACAGTTGATCTATTTGGATCTTTATCCCTTACTGGTAAAGGTCATGCCACAGACATAGCTTCTATATTAGGCTTGTGTGGTTATGATCCCCAAACAATTGATGTAACTGCTATTTCTTCTATTATTGAAGATATAAAACTGAACAAAGTTTTATTATTTAATAAAGAATTGGCTATCAGTTTTAATCCAGAAACCCAAATTGTATTTAACAGAGAGTTTAAAGAATTCCATCCAAATGCTATAACATTTACAGCTACTCTTAAGGATGGAAAAAAAACAGCTTCAACTTTCTACTCTATTGGTGGTGGTTTTGTAGTTCAGGAAACCCGAAAAAGAGAAAAGAAAAAGATGGAAGCATTTAGAGAATTCCCTATGCCAATTCAAAAAGCTACAGATCTCTTAGAATATTGTAAAAAGAAAAATAAAAAAATATCCGAAATTGTATTAGAAAACGAACTTTCTCTTCAGACGAATAAAGAAATAGATGCAAGAATAAGAGACATTTGGGATGTTATGCTGGAATCTATGTACCTTGGTTGTCATACTGAAGGAACGCTTCCTGGAGGTTTAAATGTAAGACGTAGAGCATTTGACACTCATAAAAAATTAATCAACAATTCTGCGACTTATACTAATCCAACAGAATGGATCGAATCTATTAGAGATACTGAGGTGAAATTTCGCCAGATACTAAAATGGGTATCTTGTTTTGCTCTTGCTGTTAACGAGGTAAATGCTTCCCTAGGAAGGGTAGTTACTGCCCCAACAAATGGAAGCGCGGGAGTTATACCGGCAGTTATGATGTATTACATGGTTATTGAAAATCACGATGCGAATTTTGATGATATAAAGCAATTTATGCTAGTTGCAGGAGAAATTGGTAGTTTATTTAAAAAAGGTGCCACAATATCCGCAGCAATGGGTGGGTGTCAGGCAGAAATTGGAGTTTCTTCTGCAATGGCTGCAGGAGCTTTGACTGAACTAATGGGTGGAACACCTGAACAAGTAGTAATGGCAAGTGAAATTGCTATGGAACATCATTTAGGGCTAACCTGCGACCCTATTGGTGGATTAGTGCAAATCCCTTGTATCGAACGTAATGCAATGGGAGCCATAAAAGCAATTAATGCCTGCGAAATGGCTTTAGACGCTAATGCAGCAAATGCCAAAGTCCCTTTAGATAAAGTGATAGAAACTATGTGGGAAACTGCAAAAGATATGAATACTAAATATAAAGAAACCAGTGAAGGAGGTTTAGCTATCAAAGTAAGTTTAAGCGACTGTTAA
- a CDS encoding T9SS type A sorting domain-containing protein codes for MIKKLFSLLLCLCSIFSATAQYSISYNSADPVTVVAGQSITLNYTYSASMEVGAQFQIFETDNSGIFGGATAIGTAVAEFPTLDAGTDVMGTITLNIPANLPLSSSLSGTEYRIFGKLSSEANSDATADVTWDTGGVYPSIIVTSPPYSITYDSANPVTVAAGESITLNYTYTASMDVATQFQIFEADVPGIFGGTTANGTAVIVTPTVVAGTDVSTTVTLDIPSDLPISSSLSGTKYYIFGKLSSADNPDASSDADWSVSGEYPEITVSPVLSTNDFTAFDRDKLYFNNASTSLVINDINDIKSLSIYNTIGKKVYEVEDIKNATNINLSTLPKGLYIARSDSRFLKFIR; via the coding sequence ATGATCAAAAAATTATTTTCACTCCTACTATGCTTATGCTCTATTTTCAGTGCAACTGCACAATATTCGATTAGTTATAATTCTGCAGACCCTGTTACTGTTGTTGCCGGTCAATCTATAACATTAAATTATACATACTCGGCATCCATGGAAGTTGGTGCTCAATTTCAGATTTTTGAAACTGATAATTCAGGTATTTTTGGAGGCGCCACCGCCATAGGAACTGCAGTAGCTGAATTTCCTACGCTAGATGCAGGAACAGATGTTATGGGTACAATTACTCTTAATATTCCAGCCAATTTACCATTAAGTTCTTCTCTTTCAGGAACGGAATATCGTATTTTTGGAAAACTATCTTCCGAAGCAAATTCTGATGCTACGGCAGATGTAACTTGGGATACTGGAGGAGTATATCCTTCTATAATAGTTACATCTCCTCCTTATTCTATAACATACGACTCTGCAAATCCAGTTACTGTAGCCGCTGGAGAATCTATAACATTAAATTATACGTATACAGCATCTATGGACGTTGCAACACAATTTCAAATTTTTGAGGCGGATGTTCCAGGTATATTTGGCGGAACTACTGCAAACGGTACTGCTGTAATTGTTACTCCGACTGTTGTAGCAGGAACAGATGTGTCAACTACAGTTACTCTTGACATACCCTCAGATCTCCCAATAAGTTCATCACTTTCAGGAACCAAGTATTACATTTTTGGAAAATTGTCTTCCGCGGACAATCCAGATGCAAGTTCTGATGCGGATTGGAGCGTCTCTGGAGAATACCCAGAAATCACTGTTTCGCCAGTACTTAGCACTAATGATTTTACCGCTTTCGATAGAGACAAATTATACTTTAATAATGCTTCAACATCTTTAGTTATCAATGATATAAATGATATAAAATCTTTGAGTATTTATAATACTATCGGTAAAAAAGTATACGAAGTTGAAGATATAAAAAACGCAACAAATATCAACTTATCAACACTTCCAAAAGGGCTATATATCGCACGATCTGATTCGAGGTTTTTAAAATTTATTAGATAA
- a CDS encoding ACP phosphodiesterase: MNFLAHIYLSGEDQELKIGNFIADSVKGKKFAQFPERIQQGITLHRKIDSYTDSHPIVRESVLRLFPKYGHYSTVIVDILYDHYLAVYWSDYSKIPLDKYVSDFYTLLQEYYEVLPKRVQDFLPYMFRDNWLLSYATIPGIGRILYQMNHRTKNKSKMNFAVVELEQYYNEFEKEFRSFFEELELFTKNEMRTL; encoded by the coding sequence ATGAATTTTTTAGCCCATATCTACCTTTCTGGAGAAGATCAAGAACTTAAAATAGGTAATTTTATTGCCGATTCTGTTAAAGGAAAAAAGTTTGCTCAATTCCCAGAACGGATACAACAAGGTATTACTCTTCATCGTAAAATAGACTCATATACCGATAGTCATCCAATTGTAAGAGAAAGTGTTTTGAGATTATTCCCAAAATATGGACACTACAGCACTGTTATCGTGGACATATTATATGATCATTATTTAGCTGTATATTGGAGTGATTATTCTAAAATTCCATTAGATAAATATGTCTCTGATTTCTATACGTTATTACAAGAATATTATGAAGTTCTTCCAAAACGAGTACAGGATTTTCTTCCCTATATGTTTCGTGACAATTGGCTACTTAGTTATGCTACAATTCCAGGGATAGGAAGAATTCTTTATCAAATGAACCATCGCACTAAAAACAAATCAAAAATGAACTTTGCCGTTGTAGAACTAGAACAGTATTACAATGAGTTCGAAAAAGAATTCCGATCTTTCTTTGAAGAATTAGAGTTGTTTACAAAAAATGAAATGAGAACGCTGTGA
- a CDS encoding CoF synthetase produces MNLSQVFRRKIFWFFDVLKGNDIKSHFNDIKELIENPNSQSVQAKKDAYLQEILQHAVSTTWFYQKHSGYNSILDFPVINKNIIRDNFEEFRSSKYKAKNCVLVSTSGSTGAPFSVLQNMSKRCRNTGDNLYFSYQSGYEIGQKLIYVKIWPDNYKHNILSRFWWQNIYPKSVFQLSDKEIEVFIKELRLNSSKKSFLGYTSAFTKICQHLDKVEADPVDTNVQSIITMSEGLNDYVRNRMKKYFGVSPISRYSNNENGILAQEDNTQGRSKFIINSASYFIEVFDFYKDVPVPPGERGRIIVTDLHNYAMPIIRYDTGDIGVISLDENNISYLSSIEGRKLDLIYDTKGGIVPSHVSYKLCKYGDYKQFQLVQYGEKSYKIKLNTDKKVDEAKMLEEFKGYLGQNARIDILYVDEIPLLSSGKRREVTNTYHSKL; encoded by the coding sequence ATGAATCTATCACAAGTTTTTCGTAGAAAAATCTTTTGGTTTTTTGATGTTCTTAAGGGAAACGATATCAAAAGCCATTTTAATGATATTAAAGAACTGATTGAAAATCCAAATTCTCAATCCGTTCAAGCTAAAAAAGATGCATATCTTCAGGAAATACTCCAGCATGCTGTTAGTACTACCTGGTTTTATCAGAAACATTCAGGTTATAATTCAATTTTAGATTTTCCAGTAATTAATAAAAACATAATTCGTGATAATTTTGAAGAGTTTAGATCTTCTAAATATAAAGCGAAGAATTGTGTGTTAGTTTCTACTAGCGGTTCTACGGGAGCTCCATTTTCTGTGTTACAGAATATGAGTAAACGCTGTCGTAATACAGGAGATAATTTATATTTTTCTTATCAATCAGGATATGAGATCGGGCAAAAATTAATTTATGTAAAAATTTGGCCTGATAATTACAAGCATAATATACTTTCGAGATTTTGGTGGCAGAACATATATCCTAAAAGTGTTTTCCAACTTTCGGATAAAGAAATAGAAGTTTTTATAAAAGAATTAAGATTAAATTCTTCAAAAAAGAGTTTTCTGGGATACACTTCTGCGTTTACTAAAATTTGTCAACACCTTGATAAGGTAGAGGCAGATCCTGTAGATACCAATGTGCAGTCAATTATTACGATGTCAGAAGGGCTTAATGATTATGTGAGAAATCGTATGAAAAAGTATTTTGGGGTTTCACCAATTTCAAGATATTCTAATAATGAGAATGGAATTTTAGCCCAAGAAGATAATACACAGGGACGTTCTAAATTTATTATCAATTCTGCAAGTTATTTTATTGAGGTTTTTGATTTCTATAAAGATGTTCCAGTGCCTCCAGGTGAAAGGGGGAGAATTATTGTTACTGATTTACATAATTATGCAATGCCAATAATTCGATATGATACAGGAGATATAGGAGTTATAAGTTTAGATGAAAATAATATCAGTTATCTCTCGTCAATTGAAGGTAGAAAATTAGATTTGATTTATGATACTAAAGGAGGTATAGTTCCTTCTCATGTTTCTTATAAGCTATGTAAATATGGTGATTATAAACAGTTTCAGTTGGTTCAGTATGGTGAAAAGAGCTATAAGATCAAATTAAATACGGATAAGAAGGTAGATGAAGCTAAAATGTTAGAAGAATTTAAAGGGTATTTGGGTCAAAATGCTCGTATAGATATATTGTATGTAGATGAAATCCCCTTGCTTTCTTCTGGAAAGAGAAGAGAAGTTACAAACACCTATCATTCGAAGTTATAA